In one Aeromicrobium erythreum genomic region, the following are encoded:
- a CDS encoding ATP-grasp enzyme: protein MAEVRATAKSLGALGLLSLAAPAAAAATTVAAVLGRVRRREARPADRRGPALTVMVSGGKMTKALTLCRAFHAAGHRVVLVEAEKYRWTGHRASRSVDVFRTIPGPDDPDYAQALLRVVQEEGVDVYVPVCAPATAIADARAKAVLETRCRVLHLEPDEVAMLDDKAAFARRAAALGLSVPETHEVHDVDDVMGFDFASRSRPFILKSIAYDPVHRLDLTPFPFGPTEQDREAMRRHVAALPISPSNPWILQELVEGQELCTHGTVVDGQLRVHLCCPSSAFQVNYAMVERPQVREWVERFVGELGLTGQVSFDFIEAADGTPYAIECNPRTHSAITMLDGHPGLADAYLAPDHEGEPLQPLPGSRPTYWLYHELWRLLVRERPRRSTLRVVLEGRDAIWSVRDPWPFLLEHHRQVPVLLARSLVRGRDWIRIDFNIGKLVEAAGD from the coding sequence ATGGCTGAGGTGCGGGCGACGGCGAAGTCGCTCGGCGCCCTCGGCCTGCTGTCGCTGGCGGCGCCCGCGGCCGCCGCGGCCACGACCGTGGCAGCGGTCCTCGGGCGCGTGCGACGGCGCGAGGCGCGACCGGCCGACCGGCGCGGACCTGCCCTGACCGTGATGGTCAGCGGCGGCAAGATGACGAAGGCCCTCACGCTGTGCCGCGCCTTCCACGCCGCGGGGCACCGCGTGGTGCTGGTGGAGGCCGAGAAGTACCGCTGGACGGGACACCGCGCGTCGCGCAGCGTCGACGTGTTCCGCACCATCCCGGGGCCGGACGATCCCGACTACGCGCAGGCGCTCCTGCGGGTGGTGCAGGAGGAGGGCGTCGACGTCTACGTGCCCGTCTGCGCACCTGCCACGGCCATCGCGGACGCCCGCGCGAAGGCCGTGCTCGAGACCCGTTGCCGCGTCCTGCACCTCGAGCCCGACGAGGTCGCGATGCTCGACGACAAGGCGGCGTTCGCGCGCCGCGCGGCCGCCCTGGGCCTGAGCGTGCCGGAGACGCACGAGGTGCACGACGTCGACGACGTTATGGGCTTCGACTTCGCGAGCCGGTCGCGGCCGTTCATCCTCAAGAGCATCGCCTACGACCCGGTGCACCGGCTCGACCTGACGCCGTTCCCGTTCGGCCCCACCGAGCAGGACCGCGAGGCGATGCGCCGGCACGTGGCCGCACTGCCGATCTCGCCGTCGAACCCGTGGATCCTGCAGGAGCTCGTCGAGGGCCAGGAGCTGTGCACGCACGGCACCGTCGTCGACGGGCAGCTGCGGGTGCACCTGTGCTGCCCGTCGTCGGCGTTCCAGGTGAACTACGCGATGGTGGAGCGACCGCAGGTGCGGGAGTGGGTGGAACGGTTCGTCGGTGAGCTCGGCCTGACCGGCCAGGTCTCCTTCGACTTCATCGAGGCCGCCGACGGCACGCCCTACGCCATCGAGTGCAACCCGCGGACCCACTCGGCGATCACGATGCTCGACGGCCACCCCGGCCTCGCCGACGCGTACCTCGCGCCGGACCACGAGGGCGAGCCGTTGCAGCCGCTCCCCGGCAGCCGGCCCACGTACTGGCTGTACCACGAGCTCTGGCGGCTCCTGGTGCGCGAGCGTCCGCGACGGAGCACGCTGCGCGTCGTGCTCGAGGGGCGCGACGCGATCTGGTCGGTGCGCGACCCGTGGCCGTTCCTGCTCGAGCACCACCGCCAGGTCCCGGTGCTGCTGGCGCGCAGCCTGGTGCGGGGTCGCGACTGGATCCGCATCGACTTCAACATCGGCAAGCTCGTGGAGGCCGCCGGTGACTGA
- a CDS encoding D-alanine--D-alanine ligase family protein, with translation MTEQRTVLHLVGSPTADFFADLSRLYARGCLEALADVPGYDHVVVWVGPDGRWRFPADLGGEAIGAAEPVELAEAVGLVRGIAPDVALPQLFCIAGMTTYRALLDVLGVPFVGNPADVMALAAHKERTRAVVAAAGVDVPPGRVLRGHPDVDERLLDDAVEAVGLPVVVKPVDADNSTGVALVRNRADLRSAVGEAARETSAGDVLVERFVPLGREVRCAVLETADGLRALPLEEYAVDPQHKPIRDRADKLAGSGDDLALVAKTHDHAWMVADDDSVVPGVQEAAALAFRALGCRDYGLFDFRVDPEGRPWFLEAGLYCSFAPSSVVVMMAAAGGTPLPELFVSAVERTLTRG, from the coding sequence GTGACTGAGCAACGCACGGTGCTGCACCTCGTCGGGTCGCCCACCGCCGACTTCTTCGCCGACCTCTCACGGCTGTACGCCCGCGGTTGTCTCGAGGCGCTCGCCGACGTCCCCGGCTACGACCACGTGGTGGTGTGGGTCGGGCCCGACGGTCGGTGGCGCTTCCCCGCCGACCTCGGCGGTGAGGCGATCGGGGCGGCGGAGCCGGTGGAGCTTGCGGAGGCCGTGGGCCTGGTCCGGGGGATCGCCCCCGACGTGGCGCTGCCGCAGCTGTTCTGCATCGCCGGCATGACGACCTACCGCGCGCTGCTCGACGTGCTGGGGGTGCCGTTCGTCGGGAACCCCGCCGACGTGATGGCGCTCGCCGCGCACAAGGAGCGCACGAGGGCGGTGGTGGCGGCCGCCGGTGTCGACGTGCCGCCCGGTCGGGTCCTGCGCGGCCACCCGGACGTCGACGAGCGTCTGCTCGACGACGCGGTGGAGGCGGTCGGTCTGCCCGTGGTGGTCAAGCCGGTCGACGCCGACAACTCCACCGGCGTCGCCCTCGTCCGGAACCGCGCCGACCTGCGGTCCGCCGTCGGGGAGGCTGCGCGGGAGACCTCTGCCGGCGACGTGCTGGTGGAGCGCTTCGTGCCGCTGGGCCGGGAGGTGCGGTGCGCCGTGCTTGAGACGGCCGACGGGCTGCGCGCGCTCCCGTTGGAGGAGTACGCGGTCGACCCGCAGCACAAGCCGATCCGCGACCGCGCCGATAAGCTCGCCGGGTCGGGCGACGACCTCGCGCTCGTCGCCAAGACCCACGACCACGCCTGGATGGTGGCCGACGACGACTCCGTCGTCCCCGGGGTGCAGGAGGCCGCAGCCCTCGCGTTCCGGGCCCTCGGCTGCCGCGACTACGGCCTCTTCGACTTCCGCGTGGACCCCGAGGGCCGCCCGTGGTTCCTGGAGGCCGGCCTCTACTGCTCGTTCGCCCCGTCGAGCGTCGTGGTGATGATGGCGGCCGCCGGGGGCACGCCGCTGCCCGAGCTGTTCGTGTCCGCGGTCGAGCGGACCCTCACCCGCGGGTGA
- a CDS encoding DNRLRE domain-containing protein: protein MSAALSLSSRASLIACALLIALLAPVDVPADAAVQTPDDVPTNAIQAQVEAEKSGRRVEIESERQERATFYANPDGTQTFEIHPDPIRVRKDDEWAAIDTTLRQQADGTLVPEASTMDVELSGGGTGQPLLNLDALDGSFAVKAPMKLPSPTIKGNQATYSDVLPDVDLVMTVENTQVRQVFVVKTADAAHNPALKELTFPVSAPNVSVESSGDGVVVSNADGGVMFESAAPLMWDSSGTGTQVEADDRVLGPQEGDTVAHVDSEVDTSGVTLTPDAGLLTGSKTEYPLYVDPTFGPNETGWAMVFKQNPNTSFWKWTDSNGQGVGYQEYEPTSTKRLFWNFPTSGIKGADIIDAQFKAYEVYAASCTPRAIRLYRSGTVGSNVNWNNQPTGKQYISERNVAYGRDGCSPGGAWVEWDATTAAQTAADHNLNAMGLALQVTNESDSLTWKRFKNNAVFTGRYNYKPYSPSAVATMANGANQGCSPTNAPDRISPGTSGVKARAKFSDRDGQNIRARVELYNYPIGSGEAPFRTITTSYRASGSVFDVDFPSGDVGNGRDIAWRIRAEDNINGSSGAAGAWSGFCRFVVDTTKPLPPIVTATSSTDPWPAGETRTFTVSKPPDSDIASYRMAIDGGGYGTARSLSTPITLTLGGCGPRMLLVQSIDAAGNVSATVVRVPFTITCQDLYIASRFRIREGEAKKTSSVTGSQSDIAWTGSGITWSKVMGDWKLRFDGTAAAKSSAVGLLDTQKSFLMSAWLEVGAVTTDMTAVSVDDPNASDSIAKLQVLRDTDEEGNTAPFYVGRMRYVGAAPGFCAEPTFAVRCDRGYVVLTSNSAASEIGEAPVSLSYSYDSHELILWINGEVAVRAGGFAPGTNDDPAANNGSLRLGGPQSGSNFVGTVDDVITSVGDYSLDDASTAVHTLVDDAGDTNYLGNVD from the coding sequence ATGTCTGCTGCTCTTTCCCTGTCCTCGCGCGCGTCCTTGATCGCCTGCGCTCTGCTCATCGCCCTTCTTGCACCTGTCGATGTGCCCGCCGACGCAGCCGTGCAGACACCAGACGACGTCCCGACCAATGCGATCCAGGCGCAGGTCGAGGCGGAGAAGTCCGGCAGGCGGGTAGAGATCGAGTCGGAGCGCCAGGAAAGGGCTACGTTCTACGCAAACCCCGACGGCACGCAGACCTTCGAGATCCACCCCGACCCCATTCGGGTTCGCAAGGACGACGAGTGGGCCGCCATCGACACCACGCTGCGTCAGCAGGCTGACGGTACGCTCGTCCCGGAGGCCAGCACGATGGACGTCGAGCTGTCCGGCGGCGGCACCGGACAGCCGCTGCTGAATCTGGACGCTCTTGACGGGTCCTTCGCGGTCAAGGCCCCGATGAAGCTCCCAAGCCCCACGATCAAGGGGAACCAGGCCACGTACTCGGATGTCCTGCCCGATGTCGACCTTGTGATGACAGTCGAAAACACTCAGGTTCGACAAGTCTTCGTCGTCAAGACCGCGGATGCTGCACACAATCCGGCGTTGAAGGAACTGACCTTCCCGGTGTCAGCCCCGAATGTGTCCGTGGAGTCATCCGGTGACGGCGTGGTCGTCTCGAACGCAGATGGCGGGGTGATGTTCGAGTCTGCGGCGCCGTTGATGTGGGATTCGTCGGGCACGGGTACGCAGGTGGAGGCTGACGACCGTGTTCTCGGTCCTCAGGAGGGTGACACCGTTGCGCATGTCGACTCGGAGGTCGACACCAGCGGAGTGACGTTGACGCCCGACGCGGGCCTGCTGACGGGCTCGAAGACGGAGTATCCGCTCTACGTCGATCCGACCTTCGGCCCGAACGAGACAGGTTGGGCGATGGTCTTCAAGCAGAACCCGAACACATCGTTCTGGAAGTGGACCGACAGCAACGGCCAGGGCGTGGGGTATCAGGAGTACGAACCGACGAGCACGAAGCGTTTGTTCTGGAACTTTCCCACGAGCGGCATCAAAGGTGCCGACATCATCGACGCGCAGTTCAAGGCCTACGAGGTCTATGCAGCTTCGTGTACGCCTCGGGCCATCCGTCTCTATCGGAGCGGAACTGTCGGTTCCAACGTGAACTGGAACAATCAGCCGACGGGTAAGCAGTACATCTCCGAGCGGAACGTGGCATACGGTCGCGACGGTTGCTCTCCGGGTGGTGCCTGGGTCGAGTGGGACGCGACGACGGCTGCGCAGACCGCCGCAGATCACAACTTGAACGCGATGGGCCTCGCGTTGCAGGTGACGAACGAGTCCGATTCGCTGACGTGGAAGCGGTTCAAGAACAACGCCGTCTTCACGGGGCGTTACAACTACAAGCCTTACTCGCCGAGCGCCGTCGCCACCATGGCCAACGGCGCGAACCAGGGGTGCAGTCCGACGAATGCCCCGGACCGGATCTCTCCTGGCACGAGTGGTGTCAAGGCCCGCGCGAAGTTCAGCGACAGAGACGGCCAGAACATCCGAGCGCGGGTCGAGCTGTACAACTACCCGATCGGCTCCGGCGAGGCTCCGTTCCGGACGATCACCACGTCGTACAGAGCCTCCGGCAGCGTGTTCGATGTGGACTTCCCCTCCGGAGACGTCGGCAACGGCCGCGACATCGCGTGGCGGATTCGGGCCGAGGACAACATCAACGGGTCGTCGGGTGCAGCCGGAGCATGGAGTGGCTTCTGCCGGTTCGTCGTCGATACGACCAAGCCGCTGCCGCCCATCGTGACTGCGACGAGCAGCACAGACCCGTGGCCCGCTGGTGAGACACGGACGTTCACCGTGAGCAAACCTCCGGACAGCGACATCGCGTCGTATCGGATGGCGATCGACGGGGGCGGCTACGGAACCGCCCGATCACTCTCGACGCCCATCACGCTCACGCTCGGTGGGTGTGGTCCGCGCATGCTCCTGGTCCAGTCCATCGACGCGGCCGGGAATGTCTCCGCGACAGTGGTGCGGGTGCCCTTCACGATCACATGTCAAGATCTCTACATCGCGAGCCGATTCCGCATTCGGGAGGGCGAAGCCAAGAAGACCAGCAGCGTGACCGGTTCTCAGTCCGACATTGCGTGGACCGGTTCGGGCATCACCTGGTCGAAGGTCATGGGCGACTGGAAGCTGAGGTTCGACGGCACGGCCGCCGCGAAGTCCAGCGCGGTGGGTCTCCTGGATACTCAGAAGTCGTTCTTGATGAGCGCCTGGCTTGAGGTAGGCGCTGTGACGACGGACATGACGGCAGTCAGTGTCGACGATCCCAATGCTTCGGACTCGATCGCCAAGCTGCAGGTCCTTCGCGATACGGACGAGGAAGGAAATACAGCGCCGTTCTACGTAGGCCGTATGCGCTACGTGGGTGCGGCGCCAGGCTTCTGTGCGGAGCCCACCTTTGCTGTTCGATGCGACAGGGGGTATGTCGTCCTGACCTCGAACTCGGCGGCCTCTGAGATCGGAGAGGCACCAGTTTCGCTGAGCTACTCGTACGACTCCCACGAGCTCATCCTGTGGATCAACGGCGAGGTGGCGGTCAGGGCCGGGGGATTCGCGCCAGGAACGAACGACGACCCCGCCGCGAACAACGGCAGCCTCCGGCTCGGCGGCCCGCAATCGGGATCGAACTTCGTCGGCACGGTTGACGACGTCATCACCTCGGTCGGCGACTACTCGCTAGACGACGCTTCCACGGCGGTGCACACGCTGGTCGACGACGCCGGCGACACGAACTATCTCGGCAACGTCGACT